The following are from one region of the Paenibacillus sp. KS-LC4 genome:
- the spo0A gene encoding sporulation transcription factor Spo0A, producing the protein MQKIDVLLADDNREFTNLLSEYISDQSDMNVSGVAYNGEEVLRHLEESRKVPDVLILDIIMPHLDGLGVLERLREMNISPMPKIIMLTAFGQENITQKAVQLGASYYILKPFDMDILANRIRQLFGNSSYSASSSYNSNSSTVKSNVVPLAKGKNLDANITSIIHEIGVPAHIKGYQYLREAITMVYNNIEILGAITKTLYPAIAEKFKTTPSRVERAIRHAIEVAWTRGNIDSISHLFGYTINISKSKPTNSEFIAMVADKLRIEHKVS; encoded by the coding sequence TTGCAAAAAATTGATGTATTATTAGCTGATGACAACAGAGAATTTACTAATTTGTTATCGGAGTACATATCCGATCAAAGTGATATGAATGTGAGCGGTGTTGCTTATAACGGTGAAGAAGTGCTGAGGCATTTGGAGGAATCCCGTAAAGTACCTGATGTACTCATTCTAGATATTATTATGCCTCATTTGGACGGACTTGGCGTTTTGGAGCGCTTAAGGGAAATGAATATTTCTCCAATGCCTAAAATCATTATGCTGACAGCTTTCGGTCAAGAAAACATCACACAAAAAGCAGTTCAATTGGGTGCTTCTTATTATATTCTCAAGCCTTTTGATATGGATATCTTGGCAAACCGGATTCGTCAGCTATTTGGGAATTCTTCGTACTCGGCTTCTTCTTCTTACAACTCGAATTCATCAACAGTGAAATCGAATGTCGTGCCGCTTGCTAAAGGCAAAAACCTGGATGCCAATATTACGAGCATCATTCATGAAATCGGTGTGCCTGCTCATATTAAAGGCTACCAGTATTTACGCGAAGCGATCACAATGGTGTATAACAATATCGAAATTTTGGGTGCAATTACAAAAACGCTATATCCAGCAATCGCCGAAAAATTCAAAACAACGCCGTCCCGGGTCGAACGTGCGATTCGCCACGCTATCGAAGTCGCTTGGACACGCGGCAACATCGACAGCATCAGTCACCTGTTCGGCTATACGATCAACATCAGCAAGTCGAAACCTACGAATAGCGAGTTCATCGCGATGGTTGCTGACAAGCTGAGGATTGAGCATAAGGTGTCGTAG
- the spoIVB gene encoding SpoIVB peptidase → MNSSKRKRWFGLVLVILICMVGFSTPFQHLASIPNELRLFTGQSKRLQYGVPVHAQVTVDPRMLQVNGSSTRSLSVNLNEPLSLHSQQSGETRMKVKLFGKIPFKTVKVNVVPDLKVIPGGQTIGVKVKSAGILVVGHHQVTSQNGSKQSPGELAGLRLGDLIVKINGQKVTEVRKVAELVGQAGNNKKALDIVYKRGGQLSKTVLNPSYDAEDRTWRLGLYIRDSAAGVGTLTFYAPDQGVYGALGHVITDMDTQTAIEVGDGQILQSSVTSINKSQNGEPGEKRAHFVKESKVLGNVERNTSFGIFGKMNENPTHSYNSSAVPVAFAEEVAEGPAQIYTVVNGQKVEKFDIEISHVMKQSSPATKGMVIKITDKRLLDKTGGIVQGMSGSPIIQNGKLVGAVTHVFVNDPTSGYGCFIEWMLQDAGVLLKSTMQPGSQTAA, encoded by the coding sequence TTGAACTCCAGCAAGAGGAAGAGATGGTTCGGTCTGGTTCTCGTGATTTTGATTTGCATGGTAGGATTCTCCACACCGTTTCAGCACTTAGCCTCAATCCCGAATGAACTGCGTTTGTTCACAGGCCAATCGAAACGATTACAATATGGAGTTCCTGTTCATGCTCAAGTTACGGTGGACCCGCGTATGCTTCAAGTGAATGGCTCATCGACCCGGTCTTTATCAGTCAATTTGAATGAACCGCTATCCTTGCATTCGCAGCAAAGCGGCGAAACGAGGATGAAAGTGAAATTATTCGGTAAAATTCCTTTCAAGACGGTTAAAGTCAATGTTGTACCTGATTTAAAGGTCATTCCTGGTGGTCAAACCATTGGGGTTAAGGTGAAGTCAGCGGGGATTTTAGTCGTCGGTCATCATCAAGTGACTAGTCAAAATGGCAGCAAACAGTCTCCAGGTGAGCTTGCAGGTTTGCGTCTTGGCGATTTGATTGTCAAGATCAATGGGCAAAAGGTTACCGAGGTGAGGAAAGTAGCTGAGCTCGTTGGTCAGGCGGGCAACAACAAGAAAGCGCTTGATATTGTTTATAAGCGCGGCGGACAATTAAGCAAAACCGTTTTGAATCCTTCTTATGATGCTGAGGATCGCACGTGGCGGCTAGGTCTTTATATACGGGACTCTGCAGCTGGTGTAGGCACACTGACGTTTTATGCTCCTGATCAGGGCGTTTACGGAGCACTTGGACATGTCATTACGGATATGGACACGCAAACGGCTATTGAGGTTGGTGATGGTCAAATTCTCCAATCCAGTGTAACGTCGATTAACAAAAGCCAAAATGGTGAACCGGGCGAAAAAAGGGCTCATTTTGTGAAGGAAAGTAAAGTGCTGGGTAATGTGGAGCGAAATACATCATTTGGCATTTTCGGAAAAATGAATGAAAACCCTACCCATAGCTATAACAGCAGTGCTGTGCCGGTTGCTTTTGCCGAGGAGGTAGCTGAAGGTCCTGCTCAAATTTACACCGTAGTAAACGGACAAAAGGTTGAGAAATTCGATATTGAAATTTCCCATGTTATGAAGCAGAGCAGTCCGGCAACTAAAGGAATGGTTATCAAAATAACGGATAAGCGCTTGCTTGATAAAACGGGTGGCATTGTACAAGGTATGTCAGGAAGCCCAATTATCCAAAATGGCAAGCTGGTTGGTGCGGTTACCCATGTGTTTGTAAATGATCCTACATCGGGTTATGGATGTTTCATCGAATGGATGCTTCAAGATGCAGGGGTTTTATTGAAATCTACAATGCAGCCGGGCAGTCAAACAGCAGCTTAA
- the recN gene encoding DNA repair protein RecN: MLRELSIRNLAVVEQVTVSFHHGFHVLTGETGAGKSIIIDALSLIVGGRGSADMVRYGCQKAEMDAMFDLPRMHPVWHVLERLGVEASHDEMLVIRRELTSQGKSSSRVNGQLVTMTMLREIGECLVNIHGQHEHQSLLRTERHLEWLDMFAGDLLIERKQAYKAVYKELQQARAALRELEDSARHNVQMLDLYRFQIKEISNAQLKVGEDESLAEEKRKLQYASKRMDNVTEAYSLLYGDAGLDALNKAIIKLTDIQTYDPNIVGPLLEQLQSAYYQAEDAAFQLRDYRDTIESDPEQLATIEDRLNLIHGLKRKYGESIEDILVYYKSIVVERDKIENRDDYLEKLRNSEATLYKSALELAEELSQLRNHASTRLAESIERELRQLQMPNTIFSVQMDRIKQHEQKESAVVLNSNGCDEAVFMLAPNPGEPLKPLNKIASGGEMSRVMLALKAIFAEHDQIPVLIFDEVDTGVSGRAAQSIAEKLSQLSRRCQIFSITHLPQVACMADHHYEIRKQVVNQRTATSIKEIMSSTRIEELARMLGGVEVTEKTRHHAQEMLDLALRQKGA; the protein is encoded by the coding sequence ATGTTGCGAGAGCTGTCCATTCGAAATTTAGCTGTAGTTGAGCAGGTGACGGTTTCGTTCCACCATGGATTTCATGTTTTGACGGGGGAGACGGGAGCGGGTAAATCCATCATTATTGACGCGCTTAGCTTAATTGTTGGAGGACGGGGCTCCGCAGATATGGTCAGGTATGGCTGTCAGAAGGCGGAAATGGATGCGATGTTTGATTTGCCGCGGATGCATCCTGTATGGCATGTGCTGGAGAGACTAGGAGTAGAGGCATCACATGACGAGATGCTCGTCATTCGTCGTGAGCTCACCTCCCAAGGAAAAAGCAGCAGCCGAGTAAATGGACAGCTCGTCACCATGACGATGCTTCGTGAAATTGGGGAATGTTTAGTTAATATTCATGGTCAGCATGAGCATCAATCTTTGCTGCGTACAGAGAGGCATCTGGAGTGGCTTGACATGTTCGCAGGAGACTTATTGATTGAACGCAAGCAGGCTTATAAAGCGGTATATAAAGAGCTACAGCAGGCAAGAGCTGCGCTGCGTGAGCTAGAGGATTCTGCACGCCATAATGTGCAAATGCTGGATTTGTATCGTTTTCAAATCAAAGAAATTTCGAACGCCCAGCTCAAAGTTGGAGAAGATGAAAGCTTGGCTGAAGAGAAGCGCAAGCTGCAATACGCAAGTAAACGGATGGATAATGTTACAGAAGCTTATTCTTTATTGTATGGCGATGCTGGCTTAGATGCTTTAAATAAAGCGATTATTAAGCTAACGGATATTCAGACGTATGATCCTAATATTGTCGGGCCGTTGCTTGAACAGCTCCAATCGGCTTATTATCAAGCTGAGGATGCCGCTTTTCAACTTAGAGATTACAGAGATACCATTGAATCAGATCCAGAGCAGCTTGCTACTATCGAAGATCGTCTTAACCTTATTCATGGTTTGAAACGCAAATATGGCGAGAGCATTGAGGATATTCTCGTTTATTATAAAAGCATCGTCGTGGAGCGCGACAAGATCGAAAACCGCGATGACTACTTAGAAAAGCTGCGTAATAGCGAAGCAACACTGTATAAATCGGCACTTGAGCTTGCTGAGGAGCTGTCACAGCTTCGGAATCATGCTTCAACACGTTTGGCCGAGTCAATTGAGCGTGAGCTTCGTCAATTACAAATGCCTAATACGATTTTTTCTGTTCAGATGGACAGAATCAAGCAGCATGAACAAAAGGAATCAGCTGTTGTGCTTAATAGCAATGGCTGTGACGAAGCGGTATTTATGCTGGCCCCAAACCCTGGAGAGCCGCTTAAACCATTAAATAAAATTGCTTCAGGCGGCGAGATGTCGCGTGTGATGCTTGCTTTGAAAGCGATATTTGCTGAGCATGATCAAATACCAGTACTCATATTTGATGAAGTGGATACTGGTGTAAGCGGACGCGCAGCACAGTCAATTGCAGAGAAGCTCTCCCAATTATCGCGTCGCTGCCAAATTTTCTCTATTACGCATTTGCCGCAAGTAGCTTGTATGGCCGATCATCATTATGAGATCCGCAAGCAAGTCGTTAATCAGCGTACAGCGACCTCCATTAAAGAAATTATGAGCAGTACTCGAATAGAGGAGCTGGCGCGTATGCTGGGTGGTGTTGAAGTCACAGAGAAGACGCGACATCATGCACAAGAAATGCTTGATTTGGCATTGCGACAGAAAGGAGCCTAA
- the argR gene encoding transcriptional regulator ArgR codes for MKGIRQFKIKEIITNQVVETQEELVEALRNTGLQVTQATVSRDIKELMLIKVPAEDGRYRYSLPQEKQRINPIHKLKRALLDHFVNIDFTDNLVVMKCLPGTANTICALLDNMEWQEVMGTICGDDTILIICRTKAQSNEVVERLLELLN; via the coding sequence ATGAAAGGAATACGTCAATTTAAAATTAAGGAAATTATTACGAATCAGGTTGTGGAGACGCAGGAGGAGCTAGTTGAAGCACTTCGCAATACCGGATTGCAGGTAACGCAAGCGACAGTATCACGTGATATTAAGGAGCTTATGCTCATTAAGGTTCCAGCAGAGGATGGCAGATACAGATATTCGTTGCCGCAGGAGAAACAACGAATCAATCCGATTCATAAGCTCAAGCGGGCACTGCTTGATCACTTCGTAAACATCGATTTCACAGACAATCTGGTCGTAATGAAGTGTTTGCCGGGCACAGCCAATACGATTTGCGCGCTGCTGGACAATATGGAGTGGCAGGAAGTAATGGGAACTATTTGCGGAGATGATACGATTTTAATTATTTGCCGCACGAAAGCTCAGAGCAATGAAGTTGTAGAGAGGTTGCTGGAGCTATTGAACTAA
- a CDS encoding TlyA family RNA methyltransferase, giving the protein MTTPKERIDVLLVERGFYESREKAKKALMAGLVLVDNEPIDKSGMKVARTADIKVKGAIHAYVSRGGLKLEKAIRTFELDLTGRTMLDIGASTGGFTDCALQNGAKYVYAIDVGYNQLDWSLRQDPRVNVMERVNFRYIKPEELLGPKPTFATIDVSFISLKLILPALAGLMDPGSGVMALIKPQFEAGRDKVGKSGVIRDIKVHAEVLRNVTQAAAEMGYTLRDLSFSPITGGEGNIEFLAYWIWDNQPNQQVPDDAAIMELVKQASGTFSADKQ; this is encoded by the coding sequence ATGACGACACCTAAAGAACGAATAGATGTACTGCTCGTCGAGCGTGGTTTTTATGAAAGCAGGGAGAAGGCAAAGAAAGCACTAATGGCTGGCCTTGTTCTGGTGGATAACGAACCGATTGATAAGAGCGGAATGAAAGTTGCCCGCACGGCGGATATTAAAGTAAAAGGGGCTATTCACGCTTATGTGAGCCGCGGGGGTCTAAAGCTGGAGAAGGCCATTCGCACTTTTGAGCTGGATCTAACTGGACGTACAATGCTGGATATTGGAGCTTCGACTGGTGGTTTTACGGATTGTGCTTTGCAAAATGGAGCGAAATACGTTTACGCTATTGACGTTGGCTATAATCAGCTGGATTGGTCACTGCGTCAAGATCCACGTGTGAACGTCATGGAGCGCGTTAACTTCCGTTATATAAAGCCTGAAGAGCTGCTGGGGCCTAAGCCTACATTTGCCACTATTGATGTTTCATTTATCTCATTGAAGCTCATTTTGCCTGCGCTTGCTGGATTAATGGATCCGGGCTCAGGCGTGATGGCTTTAATCAAGCCGCAATTTGAGGCAGGCCGTGACAAAGTAGGGAAATCTGGTGTGATAAGGGACATTAAGGTACATGCAGAGGTACTGCGCAATGTAACGCAGGCCGCTGCTGAGATGGGTTATACGCTGCGTGATCTATCCTTTTCACCTATTACAGGCGGAGAGGGCAATATTGAATTTTTAGCTTACTGGATTTGGGATAACCAGCCTAATCAGCAGGTTCCCGATGATGCGGCAATTATGGAGCTCGTCAAGCAGGCGAGCGGTACCTTTTCCGCTGATAAACAGTAG
- the dxs gene encoding 1-deoxy-D-xylulose-5-phosphate synthase, whose translation MLLEHINGPQDLKGFSKKELEQLAGEVRQFLIEKLSVTGGHLASNLGVVELTLVLHYLFDSPKDKFVFDVGHQSYVHKILTGRMDRFDSLRQYKGMCGFVKRDESVHDVWEAGHSSTSLSAAMGMAMARDFKGEDNRVVAVIGDGALTGGMAFEALNHIGHEKKKMIVVLNDNEMSIAPNVGAMHQYLGKIRSDRHYQKAKEELQHFLNKIPAVGGKLAKTAEKFKDSLKYLLVTGILFEQFGLTYLGPVDGHDMEQLLDIFRQADSVSGPVLVHVVTVKGKGYSPAEADSHKWHGISPYKIESGQVVKAVGSPMYTQVFGDVLIELAEKDERIIAVTPAMPSGSGLMEFAARFPGRMVDVGIAEQHAATMSAALAIEGMKPVFAVYSTFLQRAYDQVVHDICRQNLNVIFAIDRAGFVGPDGETHHGVYDIPFLRHVPNLVIMMPKDENELRRMMKTAVDYNEGPIAVRYPRINGLGVAIDAELLPLPIGSWETVREGDSAVIIAIGPMLQVAEEAADLLKRDGMNVRIVNARFIKPMDEQMLLSLANEGKNIIVLEEGAELGGLGSAILEFYSLRGIYGLPIRIVGIPDQFIEHGSIKEQRAEVGLTGERIAAELKNMHPRSKMRITGQH comes from the coding sequence GTGCTGCTTGAACATATAAACGGTCCTCAGGATTTAAAAGGGTTTTCCAAGAAAGAGCTGGAGCAGCTTGCAGGTGAAGTGCGCCAGTTTCTCATTGAGAAGCTTTCCGTTACGGGTGGTCACCTTGCTTCCAATCTAGGAGTTGTGGAGCTGACGCTCGTTCTTCATTATTTATTTGACAGCCCAAAGGATAAATTTGTCTTTGATGTAGGTCATCAGTCTTATGTGCATAAAATTTTAACAGGGCGCATGGATCGCTTCGATTCACTGCGTCAATATAAAGGCATGTGCGGGTTTGTGAAACGCGATGAAAGCGTGCATGATGTTTGGGAAGCTGGACATAGCAGCACGTCGCTGTCCGCAGCAATGGGTATGGCGATGGCGCGTGACTTTAAAGGCGAGGACAATCGGGTTGTTGCCGTCATTGGCGATGGTGCTTTGACTGGCGGGATGGCCTTTGAGGCGCTTAATCATATCGGTCATGAGAAGAAGAAAATGATCGTCGTACTGAACGACAATGAGATGTCCATTGCGCCGAATGTTGGTGCGATGCATCAATATCTAGGGAAAATCCGCTCTGATCGCCATTATCAGAAGGCGAAGGAAGAGCTGCAGCATTTCTTGAACAAAATTCCTGCTGTCGGCGGGAAGCTGGCCAAGACGGCAGAAAAGTTTAAAGACAGCTTGAAATATTTGCTTGTAACGGGCATACTGTTTGAGCAATTTGGTCTCACTTATTTGGGACCAGTTGACGGGCATGATATGGAGCAGCTTTTGGATATTTTCCGTCAGGCAGATTCCGTGTCAGGACCTGTTCTTGTGCATGTGGTGACGGTTAAAGGTAAAGGCTACTCGCCAGCGGAAGCAGATTCACACAAATGGCATGGCATATCTCCATACAAGATCGAGTCGGGCCAAGTTGTCAAGGCCGTTGGCTCGCCAATGTATACGCAGGTATTTGGCGATGTACTGATTGAGCTGGCCGAGAAGGATGAACGGATTATTGCTGTTACGCCTGCTATGCCTAGTGGATCAGGGCTAATGGAATTCGCAGCTCGTTTTCCAGGGCGCATGGTCGATGTTGGCATCGCTGAGCAGCATGCGGCGACGATGTCTGCGGCACTTGCAATTGAAGGAATGAAGCCGGTATTTGCTGTTTATTCTACGTTTCTACAAAGAGCCTATGATCAGGTTGTTCATGATATTTGCCGCCAAAACCTGAATGTTATTTTTGCTATCGACCGTGCTGGCTTTGTTGGACCCGATGGGGAAACTCATCATGGTGTGTATGATATTCCATTTTTGCGTCATGTGCCAAATCTCGTCATTATGATGCCAAAGGATGAAAATGAGCTGCGCCGGATGATGAAGACGGCGGTTGATTATAATGAGGGTCCGATTGCTGTTCGTTATCCGCGGATTAACGGTCTTGGCGTAGCAATTGATGCTGAGCTGCTGCCGCTGCCAATTGGTTCATGGGAAACGGTGCGCGAAGGTGATTCGGCTGTTATTATTGCCATCGGACCGATGCTGCAAGTGGCGGAAGAAGCAGCAGATCTATTGAAGCGTGATGGCATGAATGTCCGTATTGTAAATGCTCGTTTTATTAAGCCTATGGATGAGCAAATGCTTTTGTCCCTTGCTAATGAAGGCAAAAACATCATTGTGCTGGAAGAAGGAGCAGAACTTGGCGGTCTAGGCAGTGCGATTCTTGAATTTTATTCACTGCGCGGTATTTATGGCCTGCCAATTCGGATTGTCGGTATTCCAGACCAATTTATTGAACATGGTTCCATTAAAGAGCAGCGCGCAGAAGTGGGCCTGACAGGCGAACGGATAGCGGCTGAGCTCAAAAACATGCATCCTCGCAGTAAAATGCGCATTACTGGACAGCATTAG
- a CDS encoding polyprenyl synthetase family protein has product MSDTVLIKTYLAQCAATVEQALTEVLPAQWEVPDKLRESMMYSLEAGGKRLRPALVLAVAEAISGNGDMVSKALPVACAIECVHTYSLIHDDLPAMDNDDYRRGKLTNHKVYGEAMAILAGDALLTHAFHLIPKAAKAGGVSAQVALDIVEDLAMLAGARGMVGGQVADMLGEQGITSLAELEYIHLHKTGDLVVFSVTAGARIGGATEEQIKLLEQYGRNIGLAFQIQDDILDLIGDESKLGKKTNSDVEQQKVTYPFLMGLEESKAQVEHLTQDAKSAVLSAGLAAPDRLLQIADYLVQRDH; this is encoded by the coding sequence TTGAGCGACACGGTTTTGATAAAAACTTATTTGGCGCAATGCGCCGCCACCGTAGAGCAGGCGCTTACCGAGGTGCTGCCTGCGCAGTGGGAGGTTCCGGATAAGCTCCGTGAATCTATGATGTATTCATTGGAGGCCGGTGGTAAACGCTTGCGACCCGCTCTTGTGCTCGCTGTAGCTGAGGCTATTAGCGGTAACGGAGATATGGTGAGCAAAGCGTTACCTGTAGCTTGCGCGATTGAATGCGTACATACGTATTCCTTAATTCATGATGATTTGCCAGCCATGGATAATGATGATTATCGCCGAGGCAAGCTGACGAACCATAAGGTGTACGGAGAGGCTATGGCGATTTTGGCTGGTGACGCGCTGCTGACCCATGCGTTTCATTTAATTCCTAAAGCGGCTAAAGCTGGCGGTGTCAGTGCGCAGGTTGCACTCGATATTGTAGAGGATTTAGCGATGCTTGCCGGGGCAAGAGGCATGGTCGGCGGGCAAGTAGCAGATATGCTGGGTGAGCAGGGCATCACATCGCTTGCAGAGCTTGAATATATTCATTTGCACAAAACCGGAGATCTGGTTGTATTTTCTGTTACAGCCGGCGCACGTATTGGCGGAGCAACGGAAGAGCAGATCAAACTGCTGGAGCAGTACGGCCGCAATATCGGTCTAGCTTTTCAAATTCAAGATGATATTCTGGATTTGATTGGTGATGAGAGCAAGCTTGGCAAGAAGACCAACAGCGATGTTGAACAACAAAAGGTAACCTATCCTTTTCTGATGGGGCTTGAGGAGAGCAAGGCTCAAGTAGAGCATTTGACGCAGGACGCGAAGTCAGCGGTGCTGAGTGCGGGACTTGCAGCACCTGACAGGCTTTTGCAAATCGCTGATTATTTGGTGCAGAGGGATCATTAA
- the xseB gene encoding exodeoxyribonuclease VII small subunit: MEQLDTIVEKLEHGDVPLETAIDLFQEGMRLSKLCSGKLEQVEQKIETLIETEQGFQKKTFAPPSEDKGE; the protein is encoded by the coding sequence ATGGAGCAGCTTGATACAATTGTAGAGAAGCTTGAACACGGTGATGTTCCGCTGGAGACGGCGATTGATCTATTTCAAGAGGGCATGCGTCTGTCAAAGCTGTGCAGCGGCAAGCTAGAGCAGGTGGAGCAGAAGATCGAGACGCTCATTGAAACAGAGCAGGGCTTTCAGAAAAAAACGTTTGCTCCACCGAGCGAAGACAAAGGAGAATAA
- the xseA gene encoding exodeoxyribonuclease VII large subunit, whose amino-acid sequence MKEQPRVYSIKDINRYIRMKMDSDVVLGDVWLRGEISNFTHHSSGHMYFTLKDKDSRLKCVMFASHNQRLPFIPREGAKVMARGNISVYERDGNYQFYVAAMQPDGIGSLYLAFEQLKSKLEEEGLFAAERKRPIPRYPKAIGLITSPTGAAVRDMMITLQRRYPAVRIYVYPVLVQGTQAAPSISHAIEAMNRFGEIDVLIVGRGGGSLEELWAFNEEQVARSIAASAIPIISAVGHETDYTIADFVADLRAATPTAAAELAVPHAAELEKHLSRQRQQLEQALRQLIRSRKEQLARVRRSPFFLYPRKYLLEQAQRLDLLEERLRQRTLKAAQRGHSRLERLQATLAGHHPGQRVHFAASRLKGASKRLEQIIQQTLQEKQLRLHSSIRQLDALSPLKVMARGYGLVYEESEQRLVKSVADVKVGDSVQVKLADGQMTCEVSSLEGEGSSGKEGSNRA is encoded by the coding sequence ATGAAAGAACAGCCGCGGGTTTATTCGATAAAGGACATTAACCGATATATCCGGATGAAAATGGACTCGGACGTTGTGCTTGGCGATGTGTGGCTGCGCGGAGAGATTTCTAATTTTACGCATCATTCCAGTGGCCATATGTATTTTACGCTTAAGGATAAGGACAGTCGGCTGAAATGCGTCATGTTTGCTTCGCATAACCAACGGCTGCCTTTTATTCCTCGCGAAGGCGCTAAAGTGATGGCGCGCGGAAACATTTCTGTCTATGAGCGGGATGGCAACTATCAGTTTTATGTAGCCGCCATGCAGCCAGATGGTATAGGAAGCTTGTATCTCGCTTTCGAACAGCTTAAGAGCAAGCTGGAGGAAGAAGGGCTGTTTGCCGCTGAGCGTAAGCGCCCGATTCCACGCTATCCTAAAGCGATCGGGCTGATTACTTCACCGACAGGGGCAGCGGTTCGCGATATGATGATTACGCTGCAGCGCCGCTATCCCGCTGTGCGTATTTATGTTTATCCGGTGCTGGTGCAAGGAACGCAAGCAGCGCCTTCCATTTCACATGCGATAGAAGCAATGAATCGTTTTGGTGAAATCGACGTATTAATTGTAGGACGCGGCGGCGGCTCGCTTGAAGAGCTTTGGGCGTTTAATGAAGAGCAGGTAGCGCGCAGCATAGCCGCATCCGCTATTCCAATCATCAGCGCAGTCGGTCATGAGACCGATTACACGATTGCTGATTTCGTTGCAGATTTGCGGGCGGCGACGCCTACTGCAGCAGCTGAGCTGGCTGTTCCGCATGCAGCCGAGCTGGAGAAGCATTTAAGCAGACAGCGCCAGCAGCTGGAGCAAGCGCTGCGCCAGCTTATACGCAGCCGCAAGGAGCAGCTTGCACGTGTGCGCCGTTCGCCTTTTTTCCTTTATCCTCGTAAATATTTGCTGGAGCAAGCGCAGCGCCTTGATTTGCTGGAGGAACGCTTGCGCCAGCGAACACTTAAAGCAGCGCAGCGCGGGCATAGCAGGCTAGAGCGCTTGCAAGCGACGCTTGCCGGGCATCATCCGGGGCAACGCGTACATTTTGCCGCAAGCAGACTCAAAGGAGCTTCAAAACGGCTTGAACAGATCATCCAGCAAACGCTTCAGGAGAAGCAGCTTAGGCTCCATAGCTCTATACGTCAGCTTGATGCGCTTAGTCCGCTGAAGGTGATGGCACGGGGATACGGATTAGTTTATGAAGAGTCGGAGCAGCGCTTGGTCAAGTCAGTAGCAGATGTGAAGGTAGGGGACAGCGTACAGGTGAAGCTAGCCGATGGGCAGATGACCTGTGAGGTATCTTCGTTGGAGGGAGAGGGCAGCAGTGGCAAAGAAGGAAGCAACCGAGCTTAG
- the folD gene encoding bifunctional methylenetetrahydrofolate dehydrogenase/methenyltetrahydrofolate cyclohydrolase FolD, with product MSAHIILGKQISDLIREEIGADTASLKEQGVVPGLAVVLVGEDPASKVYVGSKEKACQQLGLYSEVHRLAESATEEEVLALIAKLNEQDSINGILVQLPLPKHINEKAVIDAIRVEKDVDGFHPESVGNLVIGDDSLLPCTPAGVIELIKRSGVAIAGKHAVVIGRSNIVGKPVAMLLLREHATVTICHSKTANMEEIAKQADILVVAIGKAKAIDSKFVKPGAVVIDVGINRLPDGKLAGDVDYEDCLETAGYITPVPGGVGPMTITMLIQNTIKAAKRANGIGA from the coding sequence ATGAGCGCACATATCATTTTAGGCAAACAGATTTCGGATCTTATTCGTGAGGAAATTGGGGCAGATACGGCTTCGCTTAAAGAACAGGGTGTTGTTCCGGGCCTTGCAGTTGTATTGGTTGGTGAAGATCCCGCTTCTAAAGTATACGTAGGTTCCAAGGAAAAGGCCTGCCAGCAGCTTGGATTATATTCCGAGGTTCACCGTTTGGCCGAATCGGCAACGGAAGAGGAAGTGCTGGCGCTGATTGCGAAGCTTAATGAGCAGGATAGCATTAATGGTATTTTGGTGCAGCTGCCGCTGCCTAAGCATATTAACGAGAAAGCCGTTATTGATGCGATTCGTGTGGAAAAGGACGTTGACGGTTTCCATCCTGAAAGTGTGGGTAATCTGGTAATAGGCGATGACAGCTTGCTGCCATGTACGCCGGCCGGCGTTATTGAGCTAATTAAACGTAGTGGCGTTGCTATTGCAGGCAAGCATGCGGTTGTTATCGGTCGAAGCAATATTGTGGGCAAGCCGGTTGCAATGCTGCTGCTTAGAGAGCATGCTACGGTAACGATCTGCCATTCCAAAACAGCAAATATGGAAGAGATTGCCAAGCAGGCGGATATTCTTGTCGTAGCCATCGGCAAAGCGAAAGCGATTGACAGCAAGTTCGTGAAGCCAGGTGCAGTCGTTATAGATGTGGGCATTAACCGTTTGCCTGATGGCAAGCTTGCAGGTGATGTGGATTACGAGGATTGCTTGGAGACTGCTGGTTATATTACGCCTGTACCGGGCGGCGTGGGTCCGATGACGATCACAATGCTGATCCAGAACACCATTAAAGCAGCTAAACGCGCAAACGGAATCGGAGCGTAA